Sequence from the Hamadaea flava genome:
TGGCGTGCAGCCGGTCGGTGCTCCACAGCCGGGGGTCTCCGGCGACCTCGTGCGCGCCGAGGTCGAGCAGGATCGCCCCGGTCCGGGCGCTGACCTGACGGAGCTTGTCGTTGTACGCCGCGAACCGGCCACGCAGCGGGCGCGCCATCGGCATGACCCGGCCGGGGTCCGGCATGGTGAAGGTGAGCACGGTCGCGCCGGTCGCGATCAGCGCGGCCTGCATCTCGCCGATCCGGCCGGCGACGTCGTCGGCGTCGAAGCGCGGCCGGAGCATGTCGTTGACTCCGGCGACGACGGTGGCCAGGTCGGGCCGCAGCTCAAGGGCCACCGGCAACTGCTCGGTCTGGATCTCGGCGGTCAGCTTGCCGCGGACGGCGAGGTTGGCGTACTCCAGGCCGGGTTGGGCCGCCGCGACGTGGTGGGCGAACCGGTCGGCCCAGCCGCGGTAGCCGCCCCGCCCGTCCGGGTCGTCGAGCCCCTCGCTGGTGCTGTCGCCGATCGCCACATACCTATGCCACACAGTCACGCCACCATCTCACCAT
This genomic interval carries:
- a CDS encoding SGNH/GDSL hydrolase family protein, with protein sequence MTVWHRYVAIGDSTSEGLDDPDGRGGYRGWADRFAHHVAAAQPGLEYANLAVRGKLTAEIQTEQLPVALELRPDLATVVAGVNDMLRPRFDADDVAGRIGEMQAALIATGATVLTFTMPDPGRVMPMARPLRGRFAAYNDKLRQVSARTGAILLDLGAHEVAGDPRLWSTDRLHANSAGHERIGYALAWAAGLPGFDETWSQSLPLEPIRTRRQRAAAEVAWIRQHLLPWVVRHARGQSSGDGITAKRPLPSPVEA